A genomic stretch from Microtus pennsylvanicus isolate mMicPen1 chromosome 11, mMicPen1.hap1, whole genome shotgun sequence includes:
- the Srcin1 gene encoding SRC kinase signaling inhibitor 1 isoform X2: protein MQPWQCLRRFALAWWERTAEGRARSPREEVGPRDPGARGEPGLQRAAGGKPAGLCSLCLKSPDPERSSPPMLSADDAEYPREYRTLGGGGSGGSGGRRFSNVGLVHTSERRHTVIAAQSLEALSGLQKADADRKRDAFMDHLKSKYPQHALALRGQQDRMREQVGGWTVDPVCLLSSLCSHLHGDSTPSGAGQPAQQPNYWSFKTRSSRHTQGAQPGLADQAAKLSYASAESLETMSEAELPLGFSRMNRFRQSLPLSRSASQTKLRSPGVLFLQFGEETRRVHITHEVSSLDTLHALIAHMFPQKLTMGMLKSPNTAILIKDEARNIFYELEDVRDIQDRSIIKIYRKEPLYAAFPGSHLTNGDLRREMVYASRESSPTRRLNNLSPASHLASSSPPPGLPSGLPSGLPSGLPSGSPSRSRLSYAGGRPPSYAGSPVHHAAERLGGAPTSQGVSPSPSAILERRDVKPDEDLAGKAGGMVLVKGEGLYADPYGLLHEGRLSLAAAAGDPFAYPGAGGLYKRGSVRSLSTYSAAALQSDLEDSLYKAGAGGPLYGDGYGFRLPPSSPQKLADVSAPSGGPPPPHSPYSGPPSRGSPVRQSFRKDSGSSSVFAESPGGKARSTGSASTAGAPPSELFPGPGERSLVGFGPPVPAKDTETRERMEAMEKQIASLTGLVQSALLRGSEPETPSEKIEGSNGAATPSAPCGSGSRSSGATPVSGPPPPSASSTPAGQPTAVSRLQMQLHLRGLQNSASDLRGQLQQLRKLQLQNQESVRALLKRTEAELSMRVSEAARRQEDPLQRQRTLVEEERLRYLNDEELITQQLNDLEKSVEKIQRDVTHNHRLVPGPELEEKALVLKQLGETLTELKAHFPGLQSKMRVVLRVEVEAVKFLKEEPQRLDGLLKRCRGVTDTLAQIRRQVDEGVWPPPNNLLNQSPKKVAAETDFSKGLDFEIPPPSPPLNLHELSGPAEGAPLTPKSSNPTKGLDAPGKRSADKAVSVEAAERDWEEKRAALTQYSAKDINRLLEETQAELLKAIPDLDCASKAHPGPTPTPDHKPPKAPHGQKAAPRTEPSGRRGSDELTVPRYRTEKPSKSPPPPPPRRSFPSSHGLTTTRTGEVVVTSKKDSAFIKAESEELEVQKPQVKLRRAVSEVARPASTPPIMASAIKDEDDEERIIAELEAASGPRVLCIPQIILTECTSGSPSLPESSLEELGPRTVPTPRPRTLVSSRRACHGPQALLGLAAEVLWSSSLSRKEPTILWSPDNAEAGVLCPWGPSLDETQPAETHSEETPQNSECDSQACSRGQQAVGSGHPVQDATPLRMDSLEETLQELEATLSEMGANTTMPCPSIPQSPPSSPQVAASPSFLPPSCSIQSLGLQSGESGATEARPPPSPPLSLFQPTSLWEPCFQARAYGQSQGRPGSRLTQDSALLFGHESGGLWPCLLSVNQGIKLSPLLHPFLPLLSLTLSVAVTSLIVRLWVPRVSLGRAVIRGRVMGPDVPIYGVKSHLLPSALGVVRTWGCSLIRDPQFQLSPGNRKVLAGN from the exons ATCCGGAGCGGAGCAGCCCCCCCATGCTGTCTGCCGACGATGCCGAGTACCCTCGGGAATACCGGaccctggggggtgggggcagcgGAGGCAGCGGGGGCCGGCGCTTCTCCAATGTGGGGCTGGTGCACACCTCCGAGCGGAGGCACACGGTGATTGCTGCCCAGAGCCTGGAGGCGCTCAGCGGGCTCCAGAAGGCGGATGCTGACCGCAAGCGAGATGCGTTCATGGACCATCTGAAGAGCAAGTACCCCCAGCATGCCCTGGCCCTGCGAGGTCAGCAGGACAGGATGCGGGAGCAG GTCGGCGGCTGGACCGTGGACCCTGTGTGCCTCCTCAGCTCCCTCTGTTCCCACCTCCACGGCGATTCCACCCCCTCCGGGGCTGGCCAGCCTGCCCAG CAACCAAACTACTGGAGTTTCAAG ACCCGCAGCTCGCGCCATACTCAGGGAGCCCAGCCAGGGCTGGCAGACCAGGCAGCCAAGCTGTCCTACGCCTCGGCTGAGTCGCTGGAGACCATGTCCGAGGCCGAGCTGCCCCTGGGCTTCAGCAGGATGAACCGCTTCCGACAGAGCTTGCCTCTCTCCCGCTCTGCCAGCCAGACCAAGCTGCGCTCACCAG GGGTCCTGTTCCTGCAATTCGGGGAGGAGACCCGACGCGTACACATCACGCATGAGGTCAGCAGTCTGGACACGCTACACGCACTCATCGCGCACATGTTCCCGCAGAAGCTCACCATGGGCATGCTTAAGTCGCCCAACACCGCCATCCTCATCAAAGACGAAGCTCGGAACATCTTCTACGAGCTGGAGGACGTCCG GGATATCCAGGACCGCAGTATTATTAAGATCTACAGGAAGGAGCCACTGTATGCTGCTTTTCCTGGCTCACACCTCACTAACGGGGACCTGCGG AGAGAGATGGTGTACGCGTCGCGGGAGTCGTCGCCCACGCGCCGCCTCAACAACCTGTCGCCAGCATCGCACCTAGCATCTAGCTCGCCACCTCCAGGGCTCCCATCCGGTCTGCCGTCAGGCCTGCCGTCCGGCCTGCCGTCGGGCTCACCCTCGCGCTCACGCCTTTCCTATGCTGGGGGCCGCCCGCCCTCTTATGCCGGCAGTCCGGTGCACCACGCGGCTGAGCGACTGGGAGGTGCCCCGACCAGCCAGGGcgtgagccccagccccagcgcCATCCTGGAGCGGCGCGACGTGAAGCCGGACGAGGACCTGGCAGGCAAAGCGGGCGGCATGGTGCTGGTGAAGGGCGAGGGCCTCTATGCAGATCCCTACGGGCTTCTGCACGAGGGCCGCCTGAGCCTGGCCGCTGCGGCGGGGGACCCGTTCGCATACCCGGGCGCAGGTGGCTTGTACAAGAGGGGCTCGGTGCGCTCGCTCAGCACCTACTCTGCCGCCGCCCTGCAGTCCGACCTGGAGGACTCGCTGTATAAGGCAGGCGCTGGCGGCCCTCTCTACGGCGATGGTTACGGCTTCCGCCTGCCGCCTTCGTCCCCGCAGAAGCTGGCCGACGTGTCGGCACCCTCTGGGGGACCCCCGCCCCCGCACAGCCCCTACTCGGGGCCGCCCAGCCGTGGCTCGCCCGTGCGCCAGTCCTTCCGCAAAGACTCAGGCTCCTCGTCGGTCTTTGCCGAGAGTCCCGGAGGCAAGGCCCGCAGCACTGGGAGCGCCTCAACGGCCGGAGCACCACCTTCCGAGCTTTTCCCTGGACCTGGGGAGCGCTCTCTAGTAGGATTCGGGCCGCCGGTGCCAGCCAAGGACACAGAGACCAG GGAACGcatggaggccatggagaagCAGATCGCTAGCCTCACAGGGCTGGTGCAGAGCGCCCTCCTGCGAGGCTCAGAGCCCGAGACCCCAAG TGAGAAGATTGAAGGCTCCAATGGAGCAGCCACCCCCTCAGCAC CGTGCGGATCGGGTAGTCGGAGCAGCGGGGCCACTCCAGTGTCGGGCCCTCCCCCACCCTCGGCCAGCAGCACCCCTGCAGGGCAGCCCACTGCTGTCAGCCGGCTGCAGATGCAGCTGCATTTGCGGGGCCTACAGAACAGCGCTAGTGACCTGCGTGGCCAGCTTCAGCAGTTGCGCAAGCTCCAG CTCCAGAACCAGGAATCAGTACGCGCGTTGCTGAAGCGCACCGAGGCGGAGTTGAGCATGCGTGTGTCGGAGGCGGCGCGGCGGCAGGAGGACCCGCTGCAGCGGCAGCGCACCCTGGTGGAGGAGGAGCGGTTGCGCTACCTCAATGACGAGGAGCTCATTACTCAGCAGCTCAA TGACCTAGAGAAGTCAGTGGAGAAGATCCAGAGGGATGTGACCCATAACCACCGGCTGGTACCCGGTCCTGAACTGGAAGAGAAGGCGCTGGTGCTGAAGCAGCTTGGGGAGACGCTAACAGAGCTCAAGG CTCATTTCCCAGGCCTGCAGAGTAAGATGCGCGTCGTGCTGCGGGTAGAGGTGGAAGCAGTGAAGTTCCTGAAGGAGGAACCTCAGCGCCTTGATGGACTTCTCAAGCGCTGCCGGGGGGTCACTGACACGCTGGCCCAGATCCGCAG GCAAGTGGATGAGGGTGTGTGGCCACCCCCCAACAATCTCCTGAACCAGTCTCCCAAGAAAGTGGCAGCTGAAACAGACTTCAGCAAAGGCTTGGACTTTGAAATACCACCCCCCAGCCCTCCGCTGAATCTCCATGAGCTGAGTGGGCCTGCCGAAGGAGCCCCTCTTACCCCAAAGAGCAGTAACCCCACCAAAGGCCTGGATGCTCCCGGCAAGAGAAGCGCGGACAAAGCAGTGTCTGTTGAG GCTGCGGAGAGAGACTGGGAAGAGAAGCGGGCAGCTCTAACCCAGTACAGTGCCAAGGACATCAACCGGCTGCTGGAGGAGACACAGGCTGAGCTGCTCAAGGCCATCCCGGACCTGGACTGTGCCAGCAAAGCCCACCCAggacccacccccaccccagaccaCAAGCCCCCCAAGGCGCCCCATGGTCAGAAGGCAGCCCCCCGGACAGAGCCCAGTGGGAGAAGAGGTTCAG ATGAGCTCACGGTGCCCAGATACCGCACAGAGAAGCCCTCCAAGTCGCCCCCGCCACCCCCTCCCCGCCGGAGTTTCCCTTCCTCCCACGGCCTGACCACCACACGCACCGGAGAGGTGGTGGTCACCAGCAAGAAAGACTCAGCCTTCATCAAG GCTGAGTCCGAGGAGCTGGAGGTCCAGAAGCCCCAGGTGAAGCTCCGCCGGGCCGTGTCTGAGGTGGCCCGCCCTGCTTCCACGCCACCCATCATGGCCTCTGCCATCAAGGATGAGGACGATGAGGAGCGCATCATCGCTGAGCTGGAG GCTGCCTCAGGTCCCAGGGTTCTCTGTATCCCTCAGATCATCTTGACAGAATGCACTTCCGGCTCTCCCTCTCTGCCAGAGAGCAGCTTAGAGGAACTGGGCCCCAGGACAGTCCCCACACCAAGACCCCGGACCTTGGTCAGCAGCAGAAGGGCTTGCCATGGCCCACAGGCCTTGCTGGGACTAGCTGCTGAGGTACTCTGGAGCAGCTCACTGTCCAGAAAGGAACCGACAATTCTATGGAGCCCAGACAATGCAGAAGCCGGAGTTCTCTGTCCTTGGGGACCATCGCTAGATGAGACACAGCCTGCTGAGACCCACTCAGAGGAGACCCCTCAAAACTCTGAATGTGACAGTCAAGCTTGTAGTAGGGGACAACAGGCCGTCGGCTCAGGCCACCCAGTACAGGATGCTACCCCACTGCGTATGGACAGTCTGGAGGAGACGCTCCAGGAGCTAGAAGCCACCCTGAGCGAGATGGGCGCCAACACCACTATGCCGTGTCCAAGCATCCCCCAGTCCCCACCCTCATCCCCTCAGGTGGCTgcctccccttctttcctgccGCCTTCCTGCTCCATCCAGTCTCTGGGCCTGCAGAGTGGAGAGAGTGGAGCCACAGAAGCTCGGCCGCCTCCATCACCCCCACTGTCTTTGTTTCAGCCTACCTCCCTCTGGGAGCCCTGTTTCCAGGCCAGGGCCTATGGGCAGAGCCAGGGGCGGCCGGGAAGCCGGCTCACCCAGGACTCAGCTCTGCTGTTTGGGCATGAATCAGGAGGGCTCTGGCCCTGCCTGCTCTCTGTGAACCAGGGAATAaagctttctcctcttctccacccctttctccccctcctgtctctgactctttctgtcGCTGTCACTTCACTGATCGTGCGCCTCTGGGTCCCCAGAGTCTCTCTGGGAAGGGCTGTTATACGGGGGAGGGTCATGGGGCCAGATGTGCCCATCTATGGGGTGAAATCTCACCTCTTGCCTTCTGCTCTAGGCGTGGTGCGGACCTGGGGATGCTCTCTTATTAGAGACCCCCAATTCCAACTGTCTCCTGGGAACAGGAAGGTGTTGGCTGGGAATTGA
- the Srcin1 gene encoding SRC kinase signaling inhibitor 1 isoform X5, with amino-acid sequence MGNAPSQDPERSSPPMLSADDAEYPREYRTLGGGGSGGSGGRRFSNVGLVHTSERRHTVIAAQSLEALSGLQKADADRKRDAFMDHLKSKYPQHALALRGQQDRMREQVGGWTVDPVCLLSSLCSHLHGDSTPSGAGQPAQQPNYWSFKTRSSRHTQGAQPGLADQAAKLSYASAESLETMSEAELPLGFSRMNRFRQSLPLSRSASQTKLRSPGVLFLQFGEETRRVHITHEVSSLDTLHALIAHMFPQKLTMGMLKSPNTAILIKDEARNIFYELEDVRDIQDRSIIKIYRKEPLYAAFPGSHLTNGDLRREMVYASRESSPTRRLNNLSPASHLASSSPPPGLPSGLPSGLPSGLPSGSPSRSRLSYAGGRPPSYAGSPVHHAAERLGGAPTSQGVSPSPSAILERRDVKPDEDLAGKAGGMVLVKGEGLYADPYGLLHEGRLSLAAAAGDPFAYPGAGGLYKRGSVRSLSTYSAAALQSDLEDSLYKAGAGGPLYGDGYGFRLPPSSPQKLADVSAPSGGPPPPHSPYSGPPSRGSPVRQSFRKDSGSSSVFAESPGGKARSTGSASTAGAPPSELFPGPGERSLVGFGPPVPAKDTETRERMEAMEKQIASLTGLVQSALLRGSEPETPSEKIEGSNGAATPSAPCGSGSRSSGATPVSGPPPPSASSTPAGQPTAVSRLQMQLHLRGLQNSASDLRGQLQQLRKLQLQNQESVRALLKRTEAELSMRVSEAARRQEDPLQRQRTLVEEERLRYLNDEELITQQLNDLEKSVEKIQRDVTHNHRLVPGPELEEKALVLKQLGETLTELKAHFPGLQSKMRVVLRVEVEAVKFLKEEPQRLDGLLKRCRGVTDTLAQIRRQVDEGVWPPPNNLLNQSPKKVAAETDFSKGLDFEIPPPSPPLNLHELSGPAEGAPLTPKSSNPTKGLDAPGKRSADKAVSVEAAERDWEEKRAALTQYSAKDINRLLEETQAELLKAIPDLDCASKAHPGPTPTPDHKPPKAPHGQKAAPRTEPSGRRGSDELTVPRYRTEKPSKSPPPPPPRRSFPSSHGLTTTRTGEVVVTSKKDSAFIKKAESEELEVQKPQVKLRRAVSEVARPASTPPIMASAIKDEDDEERIIAELEAASGPRVLCIPQIILTECTSGSPSLPESSLEELGPRTVPTPRPRTLVSSRRACHGPQALLGLAAEVLWSSSLSRKEPTILWSPDNAEAGVLCPWGPSLDETQPAETHSEETPQNSECDSQACSRGQQAVGSGHPVQDATPLRMDSLEETLQELEATLSEMGANTTMPCPSIPQSPPSSPQVAASPSFLPPSCSIQSLGLQSGESGATEARPPPSPPLSLFQPTSLWEPCFQARAYGQSQGRPGSRLTQDSALLFGHESGGLWPCLLSVNQGIKLSPLLHPFLPLLSLTLSVAVTSLIVRLWVPRVSLGRAVIRGRVMGPDVPIYGVKSHLLPSALGVVRTWGCSLIRDPQFQLSPGNRKVLAGN; translated from the exons ATCCGGAGCGGAGCAGCCCCCCCATGCTGTCTGCCGACGATGCCGAGTACCCTCGGGAATACCGGaccctggggggtgggggcagcgGAGGCAGCGGGGGCCGGCGCTTCTCCAATGTGGGGCTGGTGCACACCTCCGAGCGGAGGCACACGGTGATTGCTGCCCAGAGCCTGGAGGCGCTCAGCGGGCTCCAGAAGGCGGATGCTGACCGCAAGCGAGATGCGTTCATGGACCATCTGAAGAGCAAGTACCCCCAGCATGCCCTGGCCCTGCGAGGTCAGCAGGACAGGATGCGGGAGCAG GTCGGCGGCTGGACCGTGGACCCTGTGTGCCTCCTCAGCTCCCTCTGTTCCCACCTCCACGGCGATTCCACCCCCTCCGGGGCTGGCCAGCCTGCCCAG CAACCAAACTACTGGAGTTTCAAG ACCCGCAGCTCGCGCCATACTCAGGGAGCCCAGCCAGGGCTGGCAGACCAGGCAGCCAAGCTGTCCTACGCCTCGGCTGAGTCGCTGGAGACCATGTCCGAGGCCGAGCTGCCCCTGGGCTTCAGCAGGATGAACCGCTTCCGACAGAGCTTGCCTCTCTCCCGCTCTGCCAGCCAGACCAAGCTGCGCTCACCAG GGGTCCTGTTCCTGCAATTCGGGGAGGAGACCCGACGCGTACACATCACGCATGAGGTCAGCAGTCTGGACACGCTACACGCACTCATCGCGCACATGTTCCCGCAGAAGCTCACCATGGGCATGCTTAAGTCGCCCAACACCGCCATCCTCATCAAAGACGAAGCTCGGAACATCTTCTACGAGCTGGAGGACGTCCG GGATATCCAGGACCGCAGTATTATTAAGATCTACAGGAAGGAGCCACTGTATGCTGCTTTTCCTGGCTCACACCTCACTAACGGGGACCTGCGG AGAGAGATGGTGTACGCGTCGCGGGAGTCGTCGCCCACGCGCCGCCTCAACAACCTGTCGCCAGCATCGCACCTAGCATCTAGCTCGCCACCTCCAGGGCTCCCATCCGGTCTGCCGTCAGGCCTGCCGTCCGGCCTGCCGTCGGGCTCACCCTCGCGCTCACGCCTTTCCTATGCTGGGGGCCGCCCGCCCTCTTATGCCGGCAGTCCGGTGCACCACGCGGCTGAGCGACTGGGAGGTGCCCCGACCAGCCAGGGcgtgagccccagccccagcgcCATCCTGGAGCGGCGCGACGTGAAGCCGGACGAGGACCTGGCAGGCAAAGCGGGCGGCATGGTGCTGGTGAAGGGCGAGGGCCTCTATGCAGATCCCTACGGGCTTCTGCACGAGGGCCGCCTGAGCCTGGCCGCTGCGGCGGGGGACCCGTTCGCATACCCGGGCGCAGGTGGCTTGTACAAGAGGGGCTCGGTGCGCTCGCTCAGCACCTACTCTGCCGCCGCCCTGCAGTCCGACCTGGAGGACTCGCTGTATAAGGCAGGCGCTGGCGGCCCTCTCTACGGCGATGGTTACGGCTTCCGCCTGCCGCCTTCGTCCCCGCAGAAGCTGGCCGACGTGTCGGCACCCTCTGGGGGACCCCCGCCCCCGCACAGCCCCTACTCGGGGCCGCCCAGCCGTGGCTCGCCCGTGCGCCAGTCCTTCCGCAAAGACTCAGGCTCCTCGTCGGTCTTTGCCGAGAGTCCCGGAGGCAAGGCCCGCAGCACTGGGAGCGCCTCAACGGCCGGAGCACCACCTTCCGAGCTTTTCCCTGGACCTGGGGAGCGCTCTCTAGTAGGATTCGGGCCGCCGGTGCCAGCCAAGGACACAGAGACCAG GGAACGcatggaggccatggagaagCAGATCGCTAGCCTCACAGGGCTGGTGCAGAGCGCCCTCCTGCGAGGCTCAGAGCCCGAGACCCCAAG TGAGAAGATTGAAGGCTCCAATGGAGCAGCCACCCCCTCAGCAC CGTGCGGATCGGGTAGTCGGAGCAGCGGGGCCACTCCAGTGTCGGGCCCTCCCCCACCCTCGGCCAGCAGCACCCCTGCAGGGCAGCCCACTGCTGTCAGCCGGCTGCAGATGCAGCTGCATTTGCGGGGCCTACAGAACAGCGCTAGTGACCTGCGTGGCCAGCTTCAGCAGTTGCGCAAGCTCCAG CTCCAGAACCAGGAATCAGTACGCGCGTTGCTGAAGCGCACCGAGGCGGAGTTGAGCATGCGTGTGTCGGAGGCGGCGCGGCGGCAGGAGGACCCGCTGCAGCGGCAGCGCACCCTGGTGGAGGAGGAGCGGTTGCGCTACCTCAATGACGAGGAGCTCATTACTCAGCAGCTCAA TGACCTAGAGAAGTCAGTGGAGAAGATCCAGAGGGATGTGACCCATAACCACCGGCTGGTACCCGGTCCTGAACTGGAAGAGAAGGCGCTGGTGCTGAAGCAGCTTGGGGAGACGCTAACAGAGCTCAAGG CTCATTTCCCAGGCCTGCAGAGTAAGATGCGCGTCGTGCTGCGGGTAGAGGTGGAAGCAGTGAAGTTCCTGAAGGAGGAACCTCAGCGCCTTGATGGACTTCTCAAGCGCTGCCGGGGGGTCACTGACACGCTGGCCCAGATCCGCAG GCAAGTGGATGAGGGTGTGTGGCCACCCCCCAACAATCTCCTGAACCAGTCTCCCAAGAAAGTGGCAGCTGAAACAGACTTCAGCAAAGGCTTGGACTTTGAAATACCACCCCCCAGCCCTCCGCTGAATCTCCATGAGCTGAGTGGGCCTGCCGAAGGAGCCCCTCTTACCCCAAAGAGCAGTAACCCCACCAAAGGCCTGGATGCTCCCGGCAAGAGAAGCGCGGACAAAGCAGTGTCTGTTGAG GCTGCGGAGAGAGACTGGGAAGAGAAGCGGGCAGCTCTAACCCAGTACAGTGCCAAGGACATCAACCGGCTGCTGGAGGAGACACAGGCTGAGCTGCTCAAGGCCATCCCGGACCTGGACTGTGCCAGCAAAGCCCACCCAggacccacccccaccccagaccaCAAGCCCCCCAAGGCGCCCCATGGTCAGAAGGCAGCCCCCCGGACAGAGCCCAGTGGGAGAAGAGGTTCAG ATGAGCTCACGGTGCCCAGATACCGCACAGAGAAGCCCTCCAAGTCGCCCCCGCCACCCCCTCCCCGCCGGAGTTTCCCTTCCTCCCACGGCCTGACCACCACACGCACCGGAGAGGTGGTGGTCACCAGCAAGAAAGACTCAGCCTTCATCAAG AAGGCTGAGTCCGAGGAGCTGGAGGTCCAGAAGCCCCAGGTGAAGCTCCGCCGGGCCGTGTCTGAGGTGGCCCGCCCTGCTTCCACGCCACCCATCATGGCCTCTGCCATCAAGGATGAGGACGATGAGGAGCGCATCATCGCTGAGCTGGAG GCTGCCTCAGGTCCCAGGGTTCTCTGTATCCCTCAGATCATCTTGACAGAATGCACTTCCGGCTCTCCCTCTCTGCCAGAGAGCAGCTTAGAGGAACTGGGCCCCAGGACAGTCCCCACACCAAGACCCCGGACCTTGGTCAGCAGCAGAAGGGCTTGCCATGGCCCACAGGCCTTGCTGGGACTAGCTGCTGAGGTACTCTGGAGCAGCTCACTGTCCAGAAAGGAACCGACAATTCTATGGAGCCCAGACAATGCAGAAGCCGGAGTTCTCTGTCCTTGGGGACCATCGCTAGATGAGACACAGCCTGCTGAGACCCACTCAGAGGAGACCCCTCAAAACTCTGAATGTGACAGTCAAGCTTGTAGTAGGGGACAACAGGCCGTCGGCTCAGGCCACCCAGTACAGGATGCTACCCCACTGCGTATGGACAGTCTGGAGGAGACGCTCCAGGAGCTAGAAGCCACCCTGAGCGAGATGGGCGCCAACACCACTATGCCGTGTCCAAGCATCCCCCAGTCCCCACCCTCATCCCCTCAGGTGGCTgcctccccttctttcctgccGCCTTCCTGCTCCATCCAGTCTCTGGGCCTGCAGAGTGGAGAGAGTGGAGCCACAGAAGCTCGGCCGCCTCCATCACCCCCACTGTCTTTGTTTCAGCCTACCTCCCTCTGGGAGCCCTGTTTCCAGGCCAGGGCCTATGGGCAGAGCCAGGGGCGGCCGGGAAGCCGGCTCACCCAGGACTCAGCTCTGCTGTTTGGGCATGAATCAGGAGGGCTCTGGCCCTGCCTGCTCTCTGTGAACCAGGGAATAaagctttctcctcttctccacccctttctccccctcctgtctctgactctttctgtcGCTGTCACTTCACTGATCGTGCGCCTCTGGGTCCCCAGAGTCTCTCTGGGAAGGGCTGTTATACGGGGGAGGGTCATGGGGCCAGATGTGCCCATCTATGGGGTGAAATCTCACCTCTTGCCTTCTGCTCTAGGCGTGGTGCGGACCTGGGGATGCTCTCTTATTAGAGACCCCCAATTCCAACTGTCTCCTGGGAACAGGAAGGTGTTGGCTGGGAATTGA